The DNA segment GGAGAAGTAATAATACATTCATTATGATTGAAATGTTGGCATTTCCTTGTTACTTTTCAGGGACGTGGTAATCATATTACAGTTGATGGAATAAACATATCAAATGCTACCTGGTGTAACCTTTCTTCACAGGGGCTTCAGGTATtcatcatatatatacatattatacATGTATATCAGTATATCATAGCCAAGTCTTCATTATCCTAACTCACATATCCATGTGCAGCCACAACTCATGTTTGATGATTCTACTGTGAATTCCATTCAAGTTCTTGTAGAGTAAGTCATAAAACACTGTCTTATTACATTTTTagaatgataattttttttgtcttactTATAAGTTGTTGTAGCTTGACAGAAAAATCATACAGTGGAGGTGCAAACATTACATTCCAAGGAACTTTGAAAGCGAAATCTTATTTCCAGAAGACAATATTTCAAGCAGAGCTCCTTCTAACCAAATTGCCTCTCCGAGTTACTTACTCTGTAAGCAATCTTCTTAAACTACTGACAAAACAAAACTTATGCACATCAAATATGTCTGCAAGTTTTAATCATAATGATTAGAATTTAGATTCAATGTTCATCATGGATTCATGGTTATTGTTGAATCAAACACGAACCATTCGATCAAAATCCGTATCGACTAGTCTTCTTTCTTAGGGAAGTGATTTTGGTGCTAAACTAATGCAGGTGAAATCTGATAGCAATTCTTTGTTGGGATTAGTACTCAATGTTACTTCCACCATCAATGAAAATGTGTCTATTCTATCTGCACCACAAGAAATGGTGAATCATCTCTCACAAAAATTTGACAAAATAGTCCCAACAACTGAGCAAGATGGATCTTCCACTGAATGGATTATGCACGAATTCACGATCGACATGAATGGATACACATTGACAGAAATTCGCGCCATGTGTTACAGGCAGGATCATGAACTGACACTGAATTCGCGACGGCTAGGCCATGATCTCGTCACGGATTACTCTGCTATTCTTGGTCATGTCACAATCACACCTTCAGAGTACAAGCCAAGTTTTCCCATATCCAATTCATGGCTAGTGAATGGTGAATACATAGATTTGAAATCAAGTCCTAAGGGTGACTCAAAACTCCTTAGTGTTAAAATTTCATGGAAGCTGAAGGAAGAAAAGGATTATTCTGTATTTTCACACTACAATGTGTATATGGAAAATGAATCAAAAGTGAAAGAGTACATTGGAGTAGCACATGTGAATTCTTTTTATGTTTCTGAGCTAGAAGTTCCTTCTGCCACTTCTAGCTTCAAGTTTATTATACAAGTTTGCAATGTTGATGGCACAAATCAGAAGTTGGATGAGTCTCCATATTATCAATTGGAGGTGTAGAGTGTcctctttaattttcattgCAACAAATTAATAATGATGTATCCATGTTATTTATATTTGGATTTGGCatccaaaaaccatgttttatTCTCTACAAGGTTCAATAAATAAGGTTGGTTAGCCCAACAACCATATTTAAGGAAACAAAATATTTACTCGTTATTTGAAATTTCTTCTTATCAATTTCATATTGAATATTAAATTAGTTCATTCTAATTTACTATTGAATGGGGTGTGAAATTTATTTAATGTAGGTTTTATAATGATAATAAATCTATTCGATATAATGATATCTACGAATAAGGaagtaataaataatttataataaaaaagatatcatTATGTATAGATTATGTTTAacacaagtaatttaaatttagGTCTTCATCTTTAATGGTTTTAAGTGCAGTTTTGCTCCtagttctatttataaaatgACCTTTAACATAGTTTTATTGGTTAAGCAaagaaattaatgttaaatgcATGTATACTTAAAAGCTTCTAAGAACACATCTTACATTTCTACTATATATGCGGAATTAagaatataacaataatatttgGTTGAGAATAAAAAATCAGTTTAAACAGTTAAATTTGTCTTGTTTAATATGCATTAATTAtcactaaataattatataattttagatgtaataaatatataattacagATATTATATTacataagataatttttttagatactGTCTCCTTAGCATTACCATTTAGCGGAATATAAAATGTGTCTCAAACAATATTTTGGGTGTTCTTAATTAGCTTAAGACAGAAAGCTAAGATTTTATACTGCTCAATTAAtacaaaatgttaaaaaatatttcataataAGAACCAAATTACCTATTATGTATGTTATATATATGAACTATTAAATGTAGgtaattttaattaccaaagGATACacatataaattttgtttgacaACAACAACAGTAAAGTCTTGTCTCATTAAGGTGGAGTCGGCTACATAAATCAAACGATATTATTGAGTTCTATCATGTATTATGCCGGCAGGGAGATCTTATTTGACCACTTTATGAATGGtctttttagatattttctgtCTTTCACTTCTTATCCATCTTTCATCTCATTCACCTTTCTAATTGGGTGctctgttaatatttttttcacatgTCTAAATAATTTGAAACACGATTCTACCGTCTTTTCCACAGTATGAATCTCGTTTGACAATGATGAATAAATTATGAGTTGCACACTTGCACTATGTTAATAGATTATTGATTTAACAGGAAAATCTAATTTGATTGGTGTTGAAGCAAAGTGCCAAAGTGTGAGAAAATCTTACTTTGCCTTAagtgaaagaaagaagaaagtcaATAAAGAAAAGGTGAAGGGGGGTTAGTAGCATCTGAATTccaaaaaagacaaaaatgaaACTCTTGTTTTGGAAGCATCTTTCTCGAGCCCTCAAAATAGAAATGAGGCTCCCCCCATCACTTTCTTTGTCTCCACAAAAcggcaaaaatatttttgtgtaataTTTGATTTCTACATTCAAAATATATAGATATTACTTAAGTGTCTAAATAACCATTTTAAAAACTGACTTAAATAATGTACATATATTGAAGTCAAGCTTGAAATTAAGCATCTAAGTTTCAAGCTTCGGAAATGCAAAAGTATAATTGACATACAAAAGTAAGAATGTTATTAGGGTTTGAacttcaataaataaataaagtcagAAGGGTATGTCTAATATCTTCCAAAAAGTGTAGGAGAATGTGAAAGATAAAAAACAAGGTCCAAAAGGAATCCAAACTTTGAAGTATCCTTATGAGAAAATCCAGAGTAAGAGAGAGACATTCATATCCACACACATGCCTCTCTTTGCTATGAATAATTTCTTTCCTTCACATAAATGTTCAATTAATTGAATTCTGTATATACTATATAGTCTTCTGCACGTTCATCTACTATAGATATATATCATCAGGCCTAATCAATATATACTAATTTCCTTctagaaaaacaataataaaatagatatatagtgtttataatttgtataataTTGTACCAATAAGAAACTTATTGCTTTGTAAGCAATCGAAGTTTCATTATCGTCATGCATGGACTAGCGTGTAGCATATACTTCTTCATgtattggaaaagcacaagtttTTAGATTGGTTTGAATAACAATTATTCGGACCTTATTTTTAatgattattgaaaaaaaaattttaacaactaATAATTTGACAACTAACAATTTAAATAATTCAATTCTAGCCTAACTCGACAAGTTAAAGACTaatccatcattgatcaaaatTTCATATAAGAGTTTATCATTATTGATCAATAGATTGCAACATGTACAacatataattcgaacccttAACACttggttatttaaaaaaattagagtaaaatgacaaataaatttttaaaaatttacccTTCAAACAGATTAATCTCTTAAAAAAAAGTACCAATGAAATCATTCATCATAATAGATATGGATACATTACCTCTACATTAGTCCCGTTATGATATGATGATCAGAATTTAAGGATTTAATTTAAACGCTATTTATCCACGGCTAATATCGTAAaagattttattgatattttttttaaagactaatatatttaaagaataaatcttcaaaaatttatttgtcactTTACCTTAAAATTTATTTGGTCATACACATAAAAGTAAGAGATTATTTTAGTTTACCCTTAAAAATTTGAGAACTATTTTGATATTACCTCTATAAGAAtattatgttaaaatttaaGATGAGAAAATTGGACACCCATCTCAAATAATTAAGAACAGGCAACCCTTGCCAAAGTGGGTGGCTGGCTGCATCAACTTGCAAGAAGTACCTTGTAATTATTTGTTTAACGTGCTTCTGATTAACATCACACTGTATTAATTCAGTACCACTGAATAATCACATGCTAGAGTTGACCCTATGAATTCCTTCACATATCCCACCTTcacaaataattttctttttcccaataaaattaaaagaaaaacttaaTTACATTATACTAATTAACGGCAGTTTGCTTTTTGTTAAGCACTGAAGTGGCTAAACAAACCCAAACCAATGTTATatgaatcaaaagaaaaatgtataaaaaattaacaaaaagaatgttttattatttaaaccTTTCAAAAATGTGTGACAAATTAAAACACATACTAATTGGTGTGTAATAATATTATTCAAGAAACCATGTCATGTCCAAAAACATTTTGTCTCTTGAAGGAATCATGAATTACATTATTGGTAGAAGAAGATCCAAAAGTAGTGAAGTAGTGATGATGAGAGAGTTCATTTTCATTTGAGAGTTGAGGTGGtggcatcatcatcatcatcactggTGGATCTTCTTCTACTTGCTGCTGCATCTGGATGCAGAGTATCTCTGCTTGAGCAACTGCTAGCTGCATTTGAAGCTCTGAGACTTGGTTTTGAAGGTATGATATGGCTCCGACACACCCGTACACCGGATCCCGGACCCTCGCATTCGCCTCGTACACTAGGCTGCTCACTGCATCTGCTCTTTGCTCCACCGGAAGTTCCTGTCACCATCATTGTGCAAAAGTTAAAAACATTCCAAaaacttgttcttattttcttggtgaaaattcaggtgcagtcaactccacgtgaagttaatagttgagagctgttaaataatttgactaaattttcatcttacAGTTTTCAGTTATTAACTTTACGTAAAGTTGATTGCACTTGAATTTCTACCTATTTTCTTCCTTCTGTTATATTTGTCAACGTCAATTTgcttttttaagtattttagaa comes from the Arachis duranensis cultivar V14167 chromosome 7, aradu.V14167.gnm2.J7QH, whole genome shotgun sequence genome and includes:
- the LOC107496933 gene encoding LOB domain-containing protein 12-like — protein: MGGNSPCASCKLLRRRCTKDCAFAPYFPADEPHKFAIVHKVFGASNVSKMLQELPVEQRADAVSSLVYEANARVRDPVYGCVGAISYLQNQVSELQMQLAVAQAEILCIQMQQQVEEDPPVMMMMMPPPQLSNENELSHHHYFTTFGSSSTNNVIHDSFKRQNVFGHDMVS